The region AATCCTTTTCTCTCCTTCTCATATTTGGCAGCCTCATGTGCCACTTAGAAAAATGTTGCATCATATGGGTGAAGGTAGTATAGGTATTTTACTGACATttaaaagttttaattttttttaatacatcacCATTTGTAGTATTTTTGAATGTGTACCCTCTTATACTTTGGGCCATAACATCTCATTCATCACTAGATCTTCGATAAACCAAACCTCATTCCAACCGTTGTTGCAACATCTACCTCAGCCATCCACAATGAGCTTAacttcaaaaaagaagaaaaactaaCCCATTTATAGAATCTTGTTCGGCCTTAAAACTCAATCACTCTCCTCACTTAGACCTAGCTCTTGGAATTAACAAATACAAGATTAGAGAAGAGGGGATGGAGCGGTGCACAACACGCACAAGGAGAGAAAATGTTTCATGGAAGGACACACACTTAGTGAAttggatagagagagagagagctagaGAGGAGTCCAAAGTTGAGGAGTCGAGCACATGGTTTCACGACAGCGACAAGAAGTGGTCTCTCCTCAACTTCGAAGACAAAGAGGCCCAACGCTTAGTTGGTGATACACTGCCATGACGATGCGGTCGAGGGGAGAGGCCACAATCTGGAAACAATGCGGTGAGGGAGAATGTCataattcattttcttttatttttcactcaatctaaacaacttaaaaataaacACTTTTCATTTATATTCTTCTCTCTTAAACATTTTCACTTGTATATATGCTAATTTTGACATATGCATCCAAACAAGGCATTACACTGCATTTGGTAgcaaagagagaaagagtaaaGAAAGAGTTCAAGAGGAAATTGTATGAAGTGAGTTCAAGAGAGGAAAGAGTTATAGAAGTGATAGCATATAAAGCTATAAAGCGAGTACCATTTAATTGCATGACTTCCCTTAAACATGTGAAGACATCTAACTCTTCTAACTTTAATTTTTTCAcaattccattttttttttaaataacaatTCCAATTTTGTTTTCTCATCATACATATTTTAGAAATTACACGCTTTTCAATTATACAAGCTACCACAGTTATGTCGATTTTTTTGTGTCTTTGTTTTTTTCAATTGATTATAAAACGAGGAatagaaaattattattaaaactgatattaaaatatttaatataatgtatgttcttaataaatataatcTTAGAAAAATTTATCATGTATATTGATTTAGTAAAAgaatttaatggatatgcactattttacactgacatCAAATTGAATTCTGCCAAATaagtaaatatgtttttaattgAATGTCAGTGTAACTCTCTCTCATATTTTACATTGACGgcgcatatccattaaactcttaaacAAGATACAAAATCTATTTTATTTCACGTCTTTTTtttctcctcttatcatctttcaactctctttctctcataaACCAAACACAACATAATGGTTTCCTTGTTACAATAATTCCAGACAAGCAAGCAGCTTAATTTCATCTTTTCCAGAAACGCAACACTCTGAATTCTGGCATTTTCCTACACCCTTCATTTTTCCCAAATTGggttgataagtgccaattttacctaATTTCGATGAGTAATTTAGGCATTTATCCTTATGAATTCATGATAAATCTTGATCAAATCCTACTTCTTTTGATTAGAACTTATTGATAGGTGAACGTTAGGCTAAGATGtgcttaagtttgattttaatcTCAACTTGTATTGTAGGATTGAAGATTCAAGGAAGAGGGCATGTTTTGGCAAGAAAAATGGATTTTGAAGATGTACTGGGCGCCCAGCGGCCTGCAGAGGTCGCCCCGCGCCCAAGGCGGTGCCAGAAACCTTCCCCTGAAGTTATCTGGCCGCTCAGCGCCCATAACAGGCCGCCCAGCGCCCTGTACTGcgttttttcaatataaaaagctTCTTTAAAGAATCTGGAAAGGAACTGGATTAGAACTTGGACCCAACTCagagaaacacttgagagacaaGGAGGgaggcttaggaggctagagaagaAGCTCCGGAGGTCGGATTCGACGGCGAGACATCGCGACAGTTTcggttcttctcattcttcttctctatttgtaaagctatccatgaaaatggatagttaatctctcttttgttgggatttgatgtagttgtATGATACTTATGCTCTCTATGTGATTCTTTTCAATATAAAGCATGTTTTTAGTTGTTGATTTAGTgattttctcttgatcttcatgctatatcttagaTTGATCACCTAGGGTATTTTGTTTGATTCGACTTGTTAGCGAAAGCTACAACGTTTCGAGTCCGAACTAGTGTTAATCAcataataatcctaattgctagacatagtgttaggtttgttagtcacttaaacaCCTAAACTTCATGATAATTATCTTTCctaatcatgtgagacatcaatgtttatGATTAGATAGTTATTGTTATCCACTTATGCGAGACATCAATGAAGTAGGTTGaactggtgtagatgaatcatattcTTAGGCTTGGTttgtatttgaatcactagaaCGCACAAAGGTCATTCAATGAAAtctaatcccaacaattcctcatacctgttgtttctcaattagtttattttcttttcatttactttcatgttcttaaacaaACAATCAAACTATTGTGCAACCATCATTTAAGCTTGACAActattgaacggcataagtattacacctttCTGTGGAttcgacaaaaccctttactatactacaattgagtcttgagagattcaaacgtagagtggtaaaaaaatcATTAACATGGGTTACATTCATGTTATCATGTATGAACAAAATAACCCCTTATGGATTTCAACTGCTAAATAAGAAATTGAATATAATCAGAACCAATCCGCAAATACAAAGTCAGAAGTGAAAAAATTCAAGTTTTTCGTTAAAGAAGGAGATAATGTAGACCCACTTCCATTCCACTATCTGCATAAATGGGTTAGTGCATTCATTCATTGATGTGGAGAATCCTATATAGATGCAATGGTTTAACACTTAACAATGACACAACACATAAAATTCAACAGTCAGAAAATATTGAAAGAAGATTATAAGCAAGGAAGCACGGGTACTTAAAAAATGAAGAAGTACTAGTAcagggtacgtacccggtacagGTACGCGATGGGTACACATGGGTTTGTACCCCATATGTACCTAAAGtgatatcaaacaaaaaaaaatgggtACTTTCTGAGTATGTTTTTGGTATTCTTTGGATACTCCATAAGTGTTTTTTATACTCTTTTGAGTACTTTGAGTTATAATTTCAGTTTCATAATGGAAGCTTATCTCAATACACATACACATTAGTGATAATCTTAAATATCTTCAATGTTAAAATGTTTCACTTCACACTCTGCTTTGGACTTGTTATAATCtatctttgaaaaaaaattggattaatattatgatatctttatactttttcaatattttatatatatatgttaaaaaatatacatatatactagTGTACCCGTACCCAAGTTTTTATAAAATTGTCGTACCCCGTACTCGTACCCGGTACCGTACATGTATCTGTGCAACCTAGATTATAAGTAGACCTTGGAAACTAAGGTTGGATTGAAGTACAATATTAATGGAAACAAAAGTCTCAAAAACCTCAAGAATCAAATCCAGAATctaaacaaaaatgaaagtCATGCTTTTATATTAGAATTGGGAGCCCTAACTCAATCGAaaaactagctcaagagttgaggtttatACTACCGtttataagcacttgattgaccacatctctagtcaatgtgagactctaacacacACCCTCACGCCCAGGGTTGGACACTTGGAGTGTGGAATCAGGGGCGTAGCCAGGATTTTCACACTAGGAGACTATAGATCAAACAAATGATTAATATATGCATGTTTGGTAATACTCTAAAATATTATGGTGGacaaaaataatgtaaaattgTTTGTGTCGACAATATAATTTGTCTTAGCCAGATTTTTATTGTGTATCCAAACATTCACTAttatttaaaagattttttttctcaTGAATACAAGAGTATGTTTGGATACGAATCACATTTCTCGTTAAGTATGTTAAGGGAGAAAAATGTAccttaatgtttttattttgtttgaaaAAAATCATGTAAACGTAATAAAGTATGTTATGAGTGTAAAAACGTAATTAATGAAAATGTAGAAatgttatactttttttatttcacttgtGTTGAAACACATGAATTACAAAACTATATTTTCACATACAAATCTAATGTTTTATACATTTATCAAAATTCATTATATCAAATATGattttttcaattgatatttttataaataaaagaaatatataattagtcTGAGTATAAAAGATAACAACAAAAAACTGTGTTTGTTATCTAAAAAAAGTAATAGAAAATAACACATGATAATAAGTATGAAGTATTTATCATAATGACCAATGATGGTAATATTTGGATGTAGAAATTACGTAAAACATCATTTAACATACCAACTATTGGGGATGCCAAATGATTTTTCAAGAAAGCACTTGTACGGGTTACATGGGAATGCTACCATTGGAATTGGTGACCAGGATTTGACATCAACATGGAATGTGAGCTTCATGTTCGACTATTCTACAGATAGAACTAGATTAGGCAATGGATGGAGGAAATTTTGTCAAGATAATAACTTGCAAGTTGGTGATGCATGCATATTTGAACTGCTTAAACGTGACCCGGTTACATTCAAAGTTCATGTTTCGATCCAGATATGAGCAGTTGCCATGGAGGCAAACGAACTTGCAAAGGCTGGAGTAAACACACAAGAGACTCTATGGGTTAGCTTGGACAGGAGAGTTTAACTTGATGGTCATAGGGAGGACTTAACTCAGATATCAAACTCTGTTTTCTGACCTGCCTCGCGAGTCTTGGGCAAGCTTGTGTGACCAGTCTCACCTTTGGAGCATGGCTGTTCTGCTTAGTTTAGTTAGTAGATAGCtagtttctttttgttcagTACTAGTACTCAGATGGCATATCTAGATATCTATCAGCTTTGTtaccttttctttttgcttttgtTTGCAATTCCTCCGAGCACTTGTAGCTCAAGATTACTTATTTTTACTTTATCTTGTACTCTGATTCTGTAACTTTTGGTCTTTGGCccttattatatttatttggtatttccaaaaaaaaaacattcaagaGTTGCATCTAGTACAGTGGTAATTCATTCTCACAATATTCTTTTTGGAATGAGTTCGACTCTCATTCAAATCATTTGTCCATTTTTTAAATCTAGGGGATGAAAGATTCGAACACAAAACTCATTCAATGATGACAATAGTGTTTGCCACTGGACCACCATTTGATTTATGATTCttactaaattttattttataacggGTGACCCAAATACGAGGAATCGACAAATGGATCTACgataagctctgataccatattagaattagggaggcTTAACTCAAcctaaaagctagctcaagagttaaggtttgcattaactagagatatggTCAAACCAACAATTAACCAAAAAAACATAACTAAGGAAAATGATCACACTATTTATCATCTTGTGCATCAGATTCAAGGGCTCTGTCATGTGCACACATCTCCATCTCTTTTATATCTGTCAACTTTCTCTTCTTCATTTCCACTTTTCTATGGGCTTCCATCAATAATTCCTCAGCTGATTTGAGCTCTTCCTCGGCTTGAATTTTAGCACCGTGTAGAAAATCCAATGACGTTTGATCAACAACCTTTACAATAACAACTTTTGACAGAGGTTCTAGACTAGCCGCAGGTTCAGCATTGTTTCCTTTAGCATGTTTTCCTCTGCGACCAGCGTTGTAGCTAAGGCGATTTTCTCTGTGGGGACTTTGCTTAGAAAAGAGTTTATCGCACTGACAATCCTTGCCATCATTCCTTATGCATCCTCCTAGCACATCATATGGATTCACACCCACATCTTCTAGTCCAGCCACAGTTTGTTGAATTTTTGCTTTTCCTTTAGCATATTTTCTGGCTTGTATAATGTTCCTGCGAGCGGCTATGCAATCAGCTCTGATGTGATCCTTTTTTTATGAAAAGCCAAAATGAATAAAGAATAGTAACACTTAGGGGGTGTTACAACCCACAGTACAGATAAAACAATCAAAATAGCAGCACCAAAACAGAGAGGAAGCTACAAAAcaggggaagaaatattgcactCTCCTAGTACTACTGCTGGAACCAATAGGGGAACACATAGATTAACTTGCTTTCCAATTTGGAGAAATCCCAAGGCACACACTAGGATTCGAACTCCACTCGTAGGCTGGAAAGTTAAAGCTCTTCTTCTTGCAATGCAACCATTTGCATGACCTATACTGAAAAGTTAAAGCTTTGATATGATCTCGATTATGTACATTCTTTACCCTGAAGAACaaacaaaatttgaaaacaatTTATAGCTaagaaaatatagaaaatattaCTAGCATATAACCAAAACATTCATTGAATCAATTTGAGATATAAGCAACCCTTATGGTTCAAATAATGAAAAAAGTTATTGCTTGTTCCAACTCATCTGGGTTCACACCCAAATCTGCTGGCAGAGTTTCTACAGCTTGTAATAACGCAGCTGAATCATATGAGATTTATGAATTTTCGCTTTTCCTTTAGCATATTTTATGGCTTGTATAATGTTCTTACGAGCAGCCCGAGCAACCCTACAATTACTCAAAGTTGGTCATGCCTGGCTGTATTTCTCTCATTGCAAGTTCCAAACCCCACGAAAGAAGTGTCCGTCGTAGATTGAACTCTTTTCATCTGTCGCTGTGAAAACCACCATTCCTCCAACAACCTTGACCTTCGACTTACAGTTTGGTGCTTCCTTGATTTCCTTTAGATAGCTGTGGACAAGCCGATAAGTAAAACTTTTTCCCCTTTTGGGATCTTCTgtgaaatcttttcaaagaaGTAATCATGAACACCAATTTCATCTGCTCCTTCAATCAAATTGTTATAATCATCAACAATAGCATGACTTGCAATGTAGATTACCACTTTATGATTATTTTTTGCTTTAgtaacaatcttgttgatttgttttcctatatttTTACCAGTGGGGTTTAGGAAAGTTTCGTCATAGTCTGAAAACAATCATGGGCACGGGTTGTTGATCTAGGTTAAGAAATgagattttgggttttggggtTCTCGTATGGGATTAGAAGAAGAGGTTCTAGGAACCCATTTTAAAAAAGCAAAATTTTAGAAGAAACGTTTAAGGAatgtttttttcaaaataaatgcaGTGGCACCCCATTTACCCCCCAATTTACTCCATTTGAAGAGGAGGTTTTGAGGATTTaaggaaggttttttttttgaaataaaattagaaaggaaaaaaatgtgCAGGTGCATGCCATTTACACAAATTTACCCCAATTTACTCTATTCGAAGAGGAGGTTTTGAGgatttaaggttttttttttcgaaaaaatttagaagaaaaaaattgcaGGGGCACCCCATTTACACTAATTTACCCCAAAAATTGCAGGAGGTTTTGAGGTTTTCTTCTAGCCAACGTTGTTCAATCCGTAACATCTGGCGATGCTAGTCGcgtcaacatttcaaacatggAAACCCTATGCTCTGAAGTGCATGAAGGCTCGTTGCAAGGGAAACACACCCCAACAACATATGAAATGAACATGAACCTTGACAAGTCTGATGAGGAATTTGGTACTGAAGAGAATATCAAATGCTATAAGCAAAGCATGTTTTCCAAGGACAAAACACAGGTCAATACTCACAAAATCCCTGGGAATGTGACTCCTACCCAGGTAAAGGCTTGTAGAGTGAGTTAAGTAACTTTGTATGTTTCTTTTACAGGGACTCATCGGGGCATATAAGAGACCCGGTAAGAAATTCTTCTTCAACACACCTCCACTTGGTCGTAGGCATAACATTACGTGAAATGTTGATGCTTTTAATTGTTTGGTTAATTAGATATACATTATGATAGAGGAAATGTCAACGAGCCATTGGTACCTAATGATTACTTCGGTTGCTAACAAATTGATTCACCATTTTGATTCTAATTTTGAAGACCATGTTATGGAGTCTAGGAGGGAAACAATGCGAAGCTTGGTAACCACCGAATTTTCTCGCTTGAAAATATCATCTTTGTATCCTTTCATTATCTAATATATTTTCCTGATCGCAGTGCGAAGTTGTCGGCCAACTTCTGACCCCGTCGGAGTTTCCGCAAAATTTTCTGGACAATGCATTTCAACAAGGCAATTGGGAACTCTGTGATGGTAGACAAATTCATGTTGCTGGAAAAAGGTTACACTCAAAACTAGTAGTTAGGCAGTTTTTTTGGTTGTGTACATTACATGAATCAATCAGTGCGAATTCACATTTGCAGTGGGAATTCAGCCCTTCGTATGTTGGATTGGATGAGGATGGAACATAAGTTTACACCCAATATATGTGAGGTTCGTAAAACCATACATAAATTCTTTTCAAAATAGTGATTTAGACATTTTGCGTAATCGTGCTTGACGAAATTTTTCATTCGTAGCCATCTAACCGCGCAACTCGGATGTGGCTCGTAACTGTAATTTTCAGAGGAAAGCACAACAACCTTTGGACTAATGAGATGATgacaaatgctcaaatgttttgGGCGGAAATTCAGTACCGCCAATAAACTTTCCTTCAAATAGGATGCTAGGAACCCGTGGTGCATTTGTGGCGCTAGTGACCATTTATTTTATGTGTTACTCAGTACCATTATTTTGGGTGTTGTGTAACTCAGATGATGTATCTTATTAGAACTTATGTGCACTTGGTTATAATGATTATTAAGCATGTATCATCTTTTGTGATTTTGTTCCTTCTTCTGTTAGTTTGGTTAGATCGGTTAAACATTATTGTGGTTGGTTATTCATCAATTgtctttggtttggtttggtttcacttagaagattttcaaTGCAAAGTTGTTAGTTGAATTGCTTAAACACAATTTTGATGGCACTAACTGCTACATAAGATGTAAGCAATCCATGAAGAATTGGCTTCCAGCACCGTTGtttatttgacttttaggaaggtGTTGTTAATATTAGTAGTTCATGAATCAGGAGTGTTTTTTATAGATAGATCAACAACACCCTAATGATGTATTCCACCCACACTCATAGAGATATTAAACAAATGAGagataaattagaaatataatagcTGATGTGATAAGAAATGAAATTGTGATATAAAAAATAGAAGTGAAAGgaaatgaaatatatatttGAAGAAAAAGTGaatgtgaatgaatcaaaatcTTTACATAAAATTAGATACACATATATCTAAGGGAAATAGATAATGATTCTTGATGAGAagcaaaatgggttttttttgtcttttgagtATAGTTTCTTGGATTAAGTAATTGTCCCTTAGTTTAGTGGTTTATTAAAATTAAGAAGTTATATCTAGTGCTATATTCTGAGTTTTGGTTATGTTCCATGCAGTTTAAAATGCTACTTTCAAAAGTAACTACCCACTGAACCTGATTTTTTTACCTTCATTATCATAATAGTTGCAACCACAGTTGGAACACTAGTAGCATATCTACTTGTTCCAATGCGATCACTTGGTCAGGATAGTTGGAAGATAGCAGCTGCTCTCATGGGCAGACATATTGGTGGAGGTAACTCATTTATATATTTCCCAGGACTCATTACTATTTTGCTGGAATATTTGTATCTCCACTTAGATATCATTGTTTTCTTATTGTGCAGCTGTCAACTATGTTGCCATATCTGATGCCCTTGGTGTTTCACCATCAGTTTTATCTGCCCCCTTAGCTGCAGATAATGTTATTAACGTTTTGTATTTTTCTACCCTGTTTGCATTGGCATCTAAAGTACCTCCAGAGGCCTCCGCATCTGTAAATGGTAGGTCAAATTCTTGTTTGATCATACTGTAATATGATTGTTTGATTTGGGATCCTCGCAGCAAGGGAAATCTTAACTTCACACATTCGAGTAATCTGAGTCGTTCAATTAAGACCACACAACTTATATAGGCTCAAAATCCGAGCTATCTGATTTTAATCGATGGGCTAAGATTCTTTGATTGCACGAATTGAGGATTTCCCTAAGTGGAGGAAtctaaatttgattttttactTCTTTCACAGATTGTTTTTTGTTATTTGAAACATTAGTTCAATTACTAGTATGAAGTATTTATTGTTTTGTAATGCTTCAATGCTACTGGATGTGGCTGTAAGAATTGAATGATGATGTGCCTCTATGTTTTACAGATCACACCTGACCCTGAATTTTTTTGTCAGATGATGGGATGAGTACCATGTCGGGGTCTGGTGACAAACTTCCAATGCTGCAAATGGCTACTTCTCTTGCTGTGTCCTTTGCCATCTGCAAAGCTTCCACCTTTCTTACAAGGTATTTTAGAATCCAAGGGGGTGTTCTGCCAGTGGCAACAGCAATTGCTGTAACATTTGCAACTGTGTTCCCCAAACTATTTGCATCTCTTGCACCCTCTGGTCAGGCTATGGCCATCATTCTCATACAGGTTGGTTGTTACTCATCATAGGCAGGCTTTTTCACTTGACTATCAAGActgtaaaagaaaataattaagcTATTTGTGCATGATCCAAAAATAATAAAGTCAATAAAAAAAGTGCATCAAGTTTAAGTAATTTGTGCAGTCATCATCAATTTGAGAAATCAGGCATAactttaccccaaaagctagagCTTAGGGATGAAGGTCGCTCTACCCTCTacaaatacttgtttgatcttATATCTATAAATATGAGTCTTTTCAACTCACCTCTCACGCTTATGACTAGACATTTGAATTGTGAAATTTTTCTCCAATAAACTGATCTAGGATAGTCTTTACACAACATTAGAATTCAGGTTAGACCTAATCTTAGCTTATGAGTTAGGATTGTTCTATCTTATATAAACACTTATTTTTAACCATCTGTGAGGTTTCTCAACAGTGATATCTTTAATGTTTATGAACTGCTATTGATTTAACTAACAAGCCATCTATGTATCCGATTCATATCAATATAAAGTGACAAGATGTTTT is a window of Lotus japonicus ecotype B-129 chromosome 5, LjGifu_v1.2 DNA encoding:
- the LOC130716642 gene encoding uncharacterized protein LOC130716642, which produces MRSLGQDSWKIAAALMGRHIGGAVNYVAISDALGVSPSVLSAPLAADNVINVLYFSTLFALASKVPPEASASVNDDGMSTMSGSGDKLPMLQMATSLAVSFAICKASTFLTRYFRIQGGVLPVATAIAVTFATVFPKLFASLAPSGQAMAIILIQVFFAVIGATGNIWNVMNTAPSIFLFSFVQLVIHLAVILGLGRLFRLDLKLLLIASNANVGGPTTASGMATAKGWHSLIVPGILAGIFGSAIATFLGIGFGLTVLKHM